CGGGTGGCGGCATTCAGGGGGGCCAGACCTTTGGTGCCAGCGACAAGCATGGGGAATATCCCAAGGACAAACCTGTCACCCCCGCCGACATCACGCATACGGTCTACCATGCGATGGGCATTCACGACCTGACCGCGTACGACAAGCTCGGCCGTCTCTACTTCCTGCTCGACAAATCCAGACCGATCACCGAACTCTTCTGAGTTCGCCTCGGAATCTGCAGGTTCATACACCTCTTTGCATTCCCGCGCCGTTCTGCTAAATTCCAGCCAGACAATCAATTAGCGACTGTCCAGCGGCACGCAGATCACCTGCACGCCGCGATAGTGGATTACCTTATCAAGTTCTCCCCATGCAAATGCAGGCCTGTCCAGTGAATTGATTTTTGCCCAAATCTGACCGCAAAATCACAGATATATGGGAACAGGATTCGCATCGTGACTATCATCAGTGTGTAACTGGTGCCGAAACACCTGTTCTTCAGCAGGGGAGCATTATTCCTGCGCACATTCTGCAAATTTAACAGGCACGCCTGCCTCTGCCTGAATGGAAAAGAGTTAATAGAGTCTATGGCTGAAGTAGAATGGGATCGTCTTGCCGCCGAAGTAAATCGTGAACCGGGAGCAAACTGGAAACGCTGGGGGCCCTACCTCGCAGAACGACAGTGGGGAACCGTGCGGGAAAGTACAGCTGACGGCGATCCGTGGCTCAATTTCACACACGAAGAGGCCACCTGGCGCACCTATCGGTGGGGAGAGGATGGGCTGCTGGGTATCTGCGACCGTCAGTGCCGACTCTGCTTCGGGCTCGCCCTCTGGAACGGCGAAGACCCGATCCTCAAGGAACGTCTGTTTGGCCTGACCGGCCCGGAAGGCAATCACGGTGAGGACGTCAAGGAAGCCTACTACTACCTCGACTCAACCCCCTCGCATTCCTACCTCAAGGCACTTTATAAATACCCGCAGTCAGAATTCCCTTATGGGGAACTCCGCGAGGAAAACGCGCGACGCTCCCGTCAGGAACAGGAATACGAACTCACCAATACCGGCATCTTCGACGAAAGCCGCTACTTTGACATCCAGATGGAATACGCCAAAGCAGCCGACGAAGACATTCTGATTCGCGTCACCATTTTCAACCGCGGACCAAAATCTGCGCCCCTGCACTTCCTCCCCACCTGGTGGTTTCGCAACACCTGGAGCTGGGGACCTACGCTCGATCGCCCCAGCGAAAAACCCAACATGGAACAGATCGCCGACACCTGCCTGAAAGCAGAGCACGAAACCCTGGGCGAATTCCGGCTCTTCACTGATCTCGGTCCGGATGGAGAGACTCCCGACTGGCTCTTTACCGAAAACGAAACCAATACCTGGCGATTTGAAGACCCGAACAGCCGCCGCCCCTCCTGCAAAGACGCCTTTCACCTGGCAGTCGTCGAGGGAGTCGAAGGCGTCATCAATCCACGCCCCACAGGCACCAAGGCTGCCGCTCACTTTAAACGCGTCATTCCCGCCGGCGAATCAGTTGAGTTCCGCCTGCGTATGTCTGCCATTGATGAATTACCGGAAACTCCCTTCGGACCGGAATTCGATGAAATCTTTGCCCAGCGAATTGACGAAGCCGATCGGTTCGCCGATTCCTTAGTGGAACCGGGGCTCTCTCCGGACGAGCAGCAGATCCTTCGCCAGGCCAATGCTGGTCTGCTCTGGACCAAACAGTTTTATCACTACGTCATTCCCCGCTGGCTCGAAAACGCCGGCAAGGGAAATAAGGAACCGGCTCGCCGCCTGCCCGGCATGCCCAGCCCCCGCAACGCTGACTGGGGACACCTTTACAACCGCAATATCATCTCCATGCCCGACAAATGGGAATACCCCTGGTACGCGGCCTGGGACCTCGCGTTTCACCTGATTCCGTTCTCCAAGATTGATCCGCACTTCGCCAAGGACCAGGCCATCCTCTTCCTCCGCGAATGGTACATGCATCCCAACGGACAGCTGCCCGCCTACGAATGGAATTTCAGCGACGTCAACCCGCCCGTGCACGCCTGGGCCTGCTGGCGCGTCTACCAGATGACCGCTTCCAACGGAGATCGCGATCGCAATTTCCTGGAACGCGTCTTCCAGAAGCTCCTGCTCAACTTCACCTGGTGGGTCAACCGTAAAGATATCCGCGGCAAACACGTCTTTAGTGGCGGCTTCCTCGGACTGGATAACATCGGAATCTTCGACCGATCTAAACCACTGCCGACAGGCGGCCACCTGGAACAGGCCGACGGCACCGCCTGGATGGCCTTCTTCTGTTCGAGCATGCTTTCCATCGCCTTTGAACTGGCCGATAATAACCCTGCCTACGAAGATATGGCGTCCAAGTTCTTCGAACATTACGTCTCGATCGCTGAGGCGATGAACTCACTGGACGGCACCGGTCTCTGGGACGAAGAAGATGGTTTCTACTACGATCATCTGCACCTTGACGGACGCAGCATCCCACTCAAAATCCGTTCCATTGTCGGGTTGATCCCCCTGTTTACCGTCGACGTTCTCTTTGATGAGACCATCGAAAAACTCCCCGCTTTCCGCAAGCGGATGGAGTGGTTCCTGAAGAGCCGCCCCAATCTGCAAAAGTTCATGACCTACATGGAACGCGATTCGGAAACCTCTTCAGGCGGCCATCGCCTGCTGGCGATCCCTACGCGCGACCGACTCTTGCGTCTGCTCCGCTACCTGCTGGATGAAGACGAATTTCTCTCCGACTACGGTATCCGCTCGCTCTCCAAATTCCATGAAGAGCATCCGTTCGAATACGAACTCAACGGCGAGCTGTTAAAGGTACAGTACCTGCCCGCCGAGTCGGACAGCGGACTGTTCGGTGGTAACTCCAACTGGCGGGGCCCCATCTGGTTCCCCCTTAACTACCTGTTGATCGAAGCCCTCGAACGCTACCACACCTTCTACGGTAAAACGCTCCGCGTCGAATGTCCGACCCGCTCGGGTAACTACATGGACCTGCAGGAAGTCGCCGACGAAATCCGCCGGCGTCTCTCCCGTCTGTTCCTCTCCGACGAAGCCGGCGATCGTCCCAGCTATGCCCGCACCGATGTCCTGCTCAACGATCCGCACTGGCGCGACCTGGTGCTGTTCTACGAATATTTTGACGCGGAAACGGGACGCGGACTGGGAGCCAGCCACCAGACCGGCTGGACCGCGTTGATCTCTCCCATCCTGGGTACCCTGGCAAGTCGCTGTCGGCAACAGTCAGAAACCGGCCAGCCCGCTGCCGCTGAGTAAGCGAAATTTGATCCTGTGACAACACTGGTCTATTCCCGGAATGATCGGAGACTTCCCAGATAGTATATAGCCCAACCGCTATAACCGTTACAAACTGACCGACGCCGTT
This genomic interval from Gimesia chilikensis contains the following:
- a CDS encoding MGH1-like glycoside hydrolase domain-containing protein; this encodes MAEVEWDRLAAEVNREPGANWKRWGPYLAERQWGTVRESTADGDPWLNFTHEEATWRTYRWGEDGLLGICDRQCRLCFGLALWNGEDPILKERLFGLTGPEGNHGEDVKEAYYYLDSTPSHSYLKALYKYPQSEFPYGELREENARRSRQEQEYELTNTGIFDESRYFDIQMEYAKAADEDILIRVTIFNRGPKSAPLHFLPTWWFRNTWSWGPTLDRPSEKPNMEQIADTCLKAEHETLGEFRLFTDLGPDGETPDWLFTENETNTWRFEDPNSRRPSCKDAFHLAVVEGVEGVINPRPTGTKAAAHFKRVIPAGESVEFRLRMSAIDELPETPFGPEFDEIFAQRIDEADRFADSLVEPGLSPDEQQILRQANAGLLWTKQFYHYVIPRWLENAGKGNKEPARRLPGMPSPRNADWGHLYNRNIISMPDKWEYPWYAAWDLAFHLIPFSKIDPHFAKDQAILFLREWYMHPNGQLPAYEWNFSDVNPPVHAWACWRVYQMTASNGDRDRNFLERVFQKLLLNFTWWVNRKDIRGKHVFSGGFLGLDNIGIFDRSKPLPTGGHLEQADGTAWMAFFCSSMLSIAFELADNNPAYEDMASKFFEHYVSIAEAMNSLDGTGLWDEEDGFYYDHLHLDGRSIPLKIRSIVGLIPLFTVDVLFDETIEKLPAFRKRMEWFLKSRPNLQKFMTYMERDSETSSGGHRLLAIPTRDRLLRLLRYLLDEDEFLSDYGIRSLSKFHEEHPFEYELNGELLKVQYLPAESDSGLFGGNSNWRGPIWFPLNYLLIEALERYHTFYGKTLRVECPTRSGNYMDLQEVADEIRRRLSRLFLSDEAGDRPSYARTDVLLNDPHWRDLVLFYEYFDAETGRGLGASHQTGWTALISPILGTLASRCRQQSETGQPAAAE